GAGATAGGCGGTTCCAACCATAGGCGAAGGCACGGCGTTCTTCGACAGCTCTGCCTTGGTTGGTTCAGCGGCAACAGCAGCGACTGGTGCTGCGGCAGCTACTGGTGCAGCCTGCATTACGGTGGCAGCAGCCTGAACCGTTACCTTGCGCGAAACGCGAATACGCAGATCGCCATGCTCGACTTCGATGTCGGTCAGGTCGGTTTCATTGAGGATGTCCGCGAGATCGCGGATGGTTTCCTTGTCGATGACGGAAGTTTTGCTGGACATATTAGGCCCCTTTTACGCTTTGCCCGTTGTTTTCTTCTTCTTTGGCAATTGCCGCGAGTGCGCGCAGGCCGAGCAGGTATCCTTCCGCGCCAAAGCCGCAGATGACGCCTTTGGCGACTGCGGAGACATAGGAGTGATGCCGGAAAGCTTCACGCGCATGAATGTTCGACAGATGCACTTCCACGACCGTAACTTTGGCCGAGCGGATTGCATCATGAATAGCAACCGAAGTGTGGCTGTAAGCAGCTGGGTTAATCAGGACATAGGCGTTTTTATCACCCGCTTCCTGAATCCAGCTAACCAGATCACCTTCATAATTGGTCTGGCGAAAATCGACCTCAAGACCCAGTTGTTCAGCCTCACGCTTGCAGCTCGCTTCGATATCATCGAGCGTTGCCACACCGTATATGCCAGGCTCACGCTTCCCTAGAAGATTGAGATTGGGGCCATTCAGAACAAAAACTGTTTTCACCATATTCGTCCGTGGTCGATAACGGGCCTATTACGAAATTTCGATTACACTTCGCATTCCATATAGAGGGCTTGGATGCAAGTCGAAACCCTCTAATTCAATGCTAATGTTTCACCACAGCGTTTTTCCCGCTATTCTTTGTGGAATGGACGCAATATGTGGCAAAAATAGTTATTTCCGCGATATGATTTATTGACCGCATCTCGTGTGATGTATGCGAGCACCCACGAGACACGGTTCTAATCAAATCAGCTTTTGCTTGCTGCGCGTGCAGCGGCGATTCTTTCAATCAGGCCTTCCGCACCGATCGCGCCCGGAACAAGCTCGTTTCCGATGATATAGGATGGCGTGCCGGTGATGTTGAGCTTGCTGGCGAGCTGATAGGTGCTCTGGAAAGAACCGGTGATCGCCGGGTCCTTCATTTTCTCGCGCAGCTTTGCTTCGTCAGCACCCAACTTGACCGCGTCAGCAATCGCAGACTCTTCAGTGGCGCGTTCTTGTGCTCCGAGCAACACTTCGTGATACTCAGCATATTTGTCTGGCATTAGCGCTCTGAAGGCTTGTGCTACGATGTGCGCCCGCATGGAATCCGGACCGAGGATCGGGAATTCTTTCATCACGAAACGGACGTTCGGATCGTTCTTGAGGATGGCTTCCATGTCTGGCAATGCGCGTTTGCAATAGCCGCAATTGTAATCGAAGAACTCAACAACAGTCACATCACCATTCGGATTGCCAAAAACAGCATCATGGGGTGA
This sequence is a window from Ochrobactrum quorumnocens. Protein-coding genes within it:
- a CDS encoding DsbA family protein, whose amino-acid sequence is MKNVILGSIAGVVVGAAALAAGYYAGTAHQQPAPVAAAPKAAPASSDMSQQAVENIVRNYLLQNPEIMIEVQTALETKQAQAAQAQIKDVLASSQDELYNSPHDAVFGNPNGDVTVVEFFDYNCGYCKRALPDMEAILKNDPNVRFVMKEFPILGPDSMRAHIVAQAFRALMPDKYAEYHEVLLGAQERATEESAIADAVKLGADEAKLREKMKDPAITGSFQSTYQLASKLNITGTPSYIIGNELVPGAIGAEGLIERIAAARAASKS
- the accB gene encoding acetyl-CoA carboxylase biotin carboxyl carrier protein, translating into MSSKTSVIDKETIRDLADILNETDLTDIEVEHGDLRIRVSRKVTVQAAATVMQAAPVAAAAPVAAVAAEPTKAELSKNAVPSPMVGTAYLAPAPGARNFIEVGTQVKEGQTLLIIEAMKTMNQIAAPRAGTVKAILIEDAAPVEFGEPLVVIE
- the aroQ gene encoding type II 3-dehydroquinate dehydratase, translated to MVKTVFVLNGPNLNLLGKREPGIYGVATLDDIEASCKREAEQLGLEVDFRQTNYEGDLVSWIQEAGDKNAYVLINPAAYSHTSVAIHDAIRSAKVTVVEVHLSNIHAREAFRHHSYVSAVAKGVICGFGAEGYLLGLRALAAIAKEEENNGQSVKGA